Proteins from one Falco naumanni isolate bFalNau1 chromosome 2, bFalNau1.pat, whole genome shotgun sequence genomic window:
- the PDE2A gene encoding cGMP-dependent 3',5'-cyclic phosphodiesterase isoform X1, whose product MGQGCGHSILCRSQPYQAAASDLRGQQVFLKVEDAVPGSEALQDALLSLGAVIDVSCLRDALRHALVSLLPRVEHVYIYLLDGETRLICDDPPHELPPEGKLRDAVRKQKRLECGGLPPAELPSRQLGPLAAPLAPGTQVRIIPLVDKESGAVVCVILVHCGQLSDSDEQNLRALERHTLVAYRRLQALQKLQPWPQVSLSTSSSQNSLAKPEKAPESSYSDLDCKILQLCGELYDLDAASLQLKVINYLKQETQSLCCCLLLVSEDNHQLFCQVVGDRVLEEEISFSLTFGRLGKVVEDKRSITLKDISEEEHKQLSSMLGSEVTSMLCVPVISRATSQVVALACAFNKLSGGSYTKADEHKIQHCFCYTSTVLTSTLAFQKEQKLKCECQALLQVAKNLFTHLDDVSVLLQEIITEARNLSNAEICSVFLLDRLSHELVAKVFDGGVVDDESYEIRIPADQGIAGHVATTGKILNIKDAYSHPLFYRGVDDSTGFRTRNILCFPIKNESQEVIGVAELVNKINGPWFSKFDEDLATAFSIYCGISIAHSLLYKKVNEAQYRSHLANEMMMYHMKVSDDEYTKLLSEGIQPVSTIDPNFANFTYTPRSLPEDDTSMAILSMLQDMNFINNYKMDRQTLTRFCLMVKKGYRDPPYHNWMHAFSVSHFCYLLYKNLELVNYLEDIEIFALFISCMCHDLDHRGTNNSFQVASKSVLAALYSSEGSVMERHHFAQAIAILNSQGCNIFDHFSRKDYQRMLDLMRDIILATDLAHHLRIFKDLQKMAEVGYDPKNKQHHSLLLCLLMTSCDLSDQTKGWKTTRKIAELIYKEFFSQGDLEKAMGNRPLEMMDREKAYIPELQISFMEHIAMPIYKLLQDLFPKAAELYERVASNREQWTKVSHKFTIRGLPSNNSLDFLDEEYDPQAPDPQLNGCLEPEGGQPEAGAE is encoded by the exons GATGCCCTGCTGAGCCTGGGGGCTGTCATCGATGTCTCCTGCTTGCGGGATGCCCTCCGCCATGCCCTGgtctccctgctgcccagagTG gagcaTGTCTACATCTACCTGCTGGATGGGGAAACCCGGCTGATCTGTGACGACCCCCCCCACGAGCTGCCACCCGAGGGGAAGCTCAG ggaTGCGGTGCGGAAGCAGAAGCGGCTGGAGtgtggggggctgccccccgccgaGCTCCCCAGCCGGCAGCTGGGCCCCCTGGCAGCACCCCTGGCCCCTGGCACGCAag TGCGCATCATCCCGCTGGTGGACAAGGAGAGTGGGGCTGTGGTGTGCGTCATCCTG GTACACTGTGGCCAGCTGAGCGACTCGGATGAGCAGAACCTACGTGCGTTGGAGAGACAC ACCCTGGTGGCATACCGGCGCCTGCAAGccctgcagaagctgcagccctggccccagGTCAGCCTCTCCACCAGCTCCTCCCAGAACTCCCTGGCCAAGCCAGAGAAGGCACCTGAAAGCAGCTACAGTGACCTGGACTGCAAGATCCTGCAGCTCTGCG GTGAGCTGTATGACCTGGATGCTGCCTCACTCCAGCTCAAGGTCATCAACTAT CTGAAGCAGGAGACCCAgtcactgtgctgctgcctcctaCTCGTCTCTGAGGACAACCACCAGCTCTTCTGCCAG GTGGTGGGGGACCGTGTCCTCGAGGAGGAGATCAGCTTTTCG CTCACCTTTGGGCGCCTGGGGAAGGTGGTGGAGGACAAGAGGTCCATCACCTTGAAGGACATCAGCGAG GAGGAGcacaagcagctgagcagcatgtTGGGCAGCGAGGTCACCTCCATGCTCTGTGTCCCTGTCATCAGCCGGGCTACCTCCCAGGTGGTGGCATTGGCCTGCGCCTTCAACAAACTGAGCGGGGGGAG TTACACCAAGGCAGACGAGCACAAGATCCAGCACTGCTTCTGCTATACCTCCACGGTGCTCACCAGCACTTTGGCCTTCCAAAAGGAGCAGAAGCTCAAGTGCGAATGCCAG GCCCTGCTGCAGGTGGCGAAGAACCTCTTCACGCACTTGG ACGACGTCTCTGTTCTGCTCCAGGAGATCATCACAGAGGCCCGAAACCTCAGCAATGCAGAGAT ATGCTCCGTGTTCCTGCTAGACCGGCTCAGCCACGAGCTGGTGGCCAAGGTGTTTGACGGCGGCGTGGTGGATGATGAG AGCTACGAGATCCGCATCCCTGCCGACCAGGGCATCGCCGGGCATGTGGCCACCACTGGCAAGATCCTCAACATCAAGGATGCCTACTCCCACCCGCTTTTCTACCGGGGGGTGGACGACAGCACCGGCTTCCGCACCAGGAACATCCTCTGCTTCCCCATCAAGAACGAGAGCCAGG AGGTCATCGGGGTGGCAGAGCTGGTCAACAAGATCAATGGCCCCTGGTTCAGCAAATTCGACGAGGACCTGGCAACCGCCTTCTCCATCTACTGTGGCATCAGCATCGCCCAC TCACTGCTGTACAAGAAGGTGAATGAGGCGCAGTACCGCAGCCACCTGGCCAATGAGATGATGATGTACCACATGAAG GTGTCAGACGATGAGTACACCAAGCTGCTGAGCGAGGGAATCCAGCCCGTGTCCACCATTGACCCCAACTTTGCCAACTTCACCTACACGCCACGCTCGCTGCCCGAGGATGACACCTCCATG GCCATCCTGAGCATGCTGCAGGACATGAACTTCATCAACAACTACAAGATGGACCGTCAGACGCTCACCAG gTTCTGCCTGATGGTGAAGAAGGGCTACCGTGATCCCCCCTACCACAACTGGATGCATGCCTTCTCTGTCTCCCACTTCTGCTACCTGCTCTACAAGAACCTGGAGCTCGTCAACTACCTGGA AGACATCGAGATCTTTGCCCTCTTCATCTCCTGCATGTGCCATGACCTGGACCACAGAGGCACCAATAACTCCTTCCAGGTGGCCTCG aAATCGGTCCTGGCTGCGCTGTACAGCTCGGAGGGCTCCGTCATGGAG AGGCATCACTTCGCCCAAGCCATTGCCATCCTCAATAGCCAAGGCTGTAACATCTTTGACCACTTCTCCCGCAAG GACTACCAGCGCATGCTGGACCTCATGAGGGACATCATCTTGGCCACTGACCTGGCCCACCACCTGCGCATCTTCAAGGACCTCCAGAAGATGGCAGAAG tGGGCTACGACCCTAAGAACAAGCAGCAccacagcctgctgctctgcctgcttaTGACCTCCTGTGACCTCTCCGACCAGACCAAGGGCTGGAAGACCACCAGGAAGATCGCG GAGCTGATCTACAAGGAGTTCTTCTCCCAGGGTGACCTG GAGAAGGCCATGGGCAACCGCCCGCTGGAGATGATGGACCGGGAGAAAGCCTACATCCCCGAGCTGCAGATCAGCTTCATGGAGCACATCGCCATGCCCATCTACAA gctgctgcaggacctCTTCCCCAAGGCAGCGGAGCTCTACGAGAGGGTGGCCAGCAACCGGGAGCAGTGGACCAAGGTCTCCCACAAATTCACCATCCGGGGTTTGCCCAGTAACAACTCCCTGGACTTTCTGGATGAGGAATATGACCCGCAGGCCCCCGACCCCCAGCTCAACGGCTGCCTGGAGCCCGAGGGGGGGCAGCCAGAGGCAGGGGCTGAGTAA
- the PDE2A gene encoding cGMP-dependent 3',5'-cyclic phosphodiesterase isoform X2 has product MGSLQDTDALLSLGAVIDVSCLRDALRHALVSLLPRVEHVYIYLLDGETRLICDDPPHELPPEGKLRDAVRKQKRLECGGLPPAELPSRQLGPLAAPLAPGTQVRIIPLVDKESGAVVCVILVHCGQLSDSDEQNLRALERHTLVAYRRLQALQKLQPWPQVSLSTSSSQNSLAKPEKAPESSYSDLDCKILQLCGELYDLDAASLQLKVINYLKQETQSLCCCLLLVSEDNHQLFCQVVGDRVLEEEISFSLTFGRLGKVVEDKRSITLKDISEEEHKQLSSMLGSEVTSMLCVPVISRATSQVVALACAFNKLSGGSYTKADEHKIQHCFCYTSTVLTSTLAFQKEQKLKCECQALLQVAKNLFTHLDDVSVLLQEIITEARNLSNAEICSVFLLDRLSHELVAKVFDGGVVDDESYEIRIPADQGIAGHVATTGKILNIKDAYSHPLFYRGVDDSTGFRTRNILCFPIKNESQEVIGVAELVNKINGPWFSKFDEDLATAFSIYCGISIAHSLLYKKVNEAQYRSHLANEMMMYHMKVSDDEYTKLLSEGIQPVSTIDPNFANFTYTPRSLPEDDTSMAILSMLQDMNFINNYKMDRQTLTRFCLMVKKGYRDPPYHNWMHAFSVSHFCYLLYKNLELVNYLEDIEIFALFISCMCHDLDHRGTNNSFQVASKSVLAALYSSEGSVMERHHFAQAIAILNSQGCNIFDHFSRKDYQRMLDLMRDIILATDLAHHLRIFKDLQKMAEVGYDPKNKQHHSLLLCLLMTSCDLSDQTKGWKTTRKIAELIYKEFFSQGDLEKAMGNRPLEMMDREKAYIPELQISFMEHIAMPIYKLLQDLFPKAAELYERVASNREQWTKVSHKFTIRGLPSNNSLDFLDEEYDPQAPDPQLNGCLEPEGGQPEAGAE; this is encoded by the exons GATGCCCTGCTGAGCCTGGGGGCTGTCATCGATGTCTCCTGCTTGCGGGATGCCCTCCGCCATGCCCTGgtctccctgctgcccagagTG gagcaTGTCTACATCTACCTGCTGGATGGGGAAACCCGGCTGATCTGTGACGACCCCCCCCACGAGCTGCCACCCGAGGGGAAGCTCAG ggaTGCGGTGCGGAAGCAGAAGCGGCTGGAGtgtggggggctgccccccgccgaGCTCCCCAGCCGGCAGCTGGGCCCCCTGGCAGCACCCCTGGCCCCTGGCACGCAag TGCGCATCATCCCGCTGGTGGACAAGGAGAGTGGGGCTGTGGTGTGCGTCATCCTG GTACACTGTGGCCAGCTGAGCGACTCGGATGAGCAGAACCTACGTGCGTTGGAGAGACAC ACCCTGGTGGCATACCGGCGCCTGCAAGccctgcagaagctgcagccctggccccagGTCAGCCTCTCCACCAGCTCCTCCCAGAACTCCCTGGCCAAGCCAGAGAAGGCACCTGAAAGCAGCTACAGTGACCTGGACTGCAAGATCCTGCAGCTCTGCG GTGAGCTGTATGACCTGGATGCTGCCTCACTCCAGCTCAAGGTCATCAACTAT CTGAAGCAGGAGACCCAgtcactgtgctgctgcctcctaCTCGTCTCTGAGGACAACCACCAGCTCTTCTGCCAG GTGGTGGGGGACCGTGTCCTCGAGGAGGAGATCAGCTTTTCG CTCACCTTTGGGCGCCTGGGGAAGGTGGTGGAGGACAAGAGGTCCATCACCTTGAAGGACATCAGCGAG GAGGAGcacaagcagctgagcagcatgtTGGGCAGCGAGGTCACCTCCATGCTCTGTGTCCCTGTCATCAGCCGGGCTACCTCCCAGGTGGTGGCATTGGCCTGCGCCTTCAACAAACTGAGCGGGGGGAG TTACACCAAGGCAGACGAGCACAAGATCCAGCACTGCTTCTGCTATACCTCCACGGTGCTCACCAGCACTTTGGCCTTCCAAAAGGAGCAGAAGCTCAAGTGCGAATGCCAG GCCCTGCTGCAGGTGGCGAAGAACCTCTTCACGCACTTGG ACGACGTCTCTGTTCTGCTCCAGGAGATCATCACAGAGGCCCGAAACCTCAGCAATGCAGAGAT ATGCTCCGTGTTCCTGCTAGACCGGCTCAGCCACGAGCTGGTGGCCAAGGTGTTTGACGGCGGCGTGGTGGATGATGAG AGCTACGAGATCCGCATCCCTGCCGACCAGGGCATCGCCGGGCATGTGGCCACCACTGGCAAGATCCTCAACATCAAGGATGCCTACTCCCACCCGCTTTTCTACCGGGGGGTGGACGACAGCACCGGCTTCCGCACCAGGAACATCCTCTGCTTCCCCATCAAGAACGAGAGCCAGG AGGTCATCGGGGTGGCAGAGCTGGTCAACAAGATCAATGGCCCCTGGTTCAGCAAATTCGACGAGGACCTGGCAACCGCCTTCTCCATCTACTGTGGCATCAGCATCGCCCAC TCACTGCTGTACAAGAAGGTGAATGAGGCGCAGTACCGCAGCCACCTGGCCAATGAGATGATGATGTACCACATGAAG GTGTCAGACGATGAGTACACCAAGCTGCTGAGCGAGGGAATCCAGCCCGTGTCCACCATTGACCCCAACTTTGCCAACTTCACCTACACGCCACGCTCGCTGCCCGAGGATGACACCTCCATG GCCATCCTGAGCATGCTGCAGGACATGAACTTCATCAACAACTACAAGATGGACCGTCAGACGCTCACCAG gTTCTGCCTGATGGTGAAGAAGGGCTACCGTGATCCCCCCTACCACAACTGGATGCATGCCTTCTCTGTCTCCCACTTCTGCTACCTGCTCTACAAGAACCTGGAGCTCGTCAACTACCTGGA AGACATCGAGATCTTTGCCCTCTTCATCTCCTGCATGTGCCATGACCTGGACCACAGAGGCACCAATAACTCCTTCCAGGTGGCCTCG aAATCGGTCCTGGCTGCGCTGTACAGCTCGGAGGGCTCCGTCATGGAG AGGCATCACTTCGCCCAAGCCATTGCCATCCTCAATAGCCAAGGCTGTAACATCTTTGACCACTTCTCCCGCAAG GACTACCAGCGCATGCTGGACCTCATGAGGGACATCATCTTGGCCACTGACCTGGCCCACCACCTGCGCATCTTCAAGGACCTCCAGAAGATGGCAGAAG tGGGCTACGACCCTAAGAACAAGCAGCAccacagcctgctgctctgcctgcttaTGACCTCCTGTGACCTCTCCGACCAGACCAAGGGCTGGAAGACCACCAGGAAGATCGCG GAGCTGATCTACAAGGAGTTCTTCTCCCAGGGTGACCTG GAGAAGGCCATGGGCAACCGCCCGCTGGAGATGATGGACCGGGAGAAAGCCTACATCCCCGAGCTGCAGATCAGCTTCATGGAGCACATCGCCATGCCCATCTACAA gctgctgcaggacctCTTCCCCAAGGCAGCGGAGCTCTACGAGAGGGTGGCCAGCAACCGGGAGCAGTGGACCAAGGTCTCCCACAAATTCACCATCCGGGGTTTGCCCAGTAACAACTCCCTGGACTTTCTGGATGAGGAATATGACCCGCAGGCCCCCGACCCCCAGCTCAACGGCTGCCTGGAGCCCGAGGGGGGGCAGCCAGAGGCAGGGGCTGAGTAA